A section of the bacterium SCSIO 12696 genome encodes:
- a CDS encoding ABC transporter permease, whose product MTTTEKWIAFRTIVVKEIRRFTRIWMQTLLPPAITISLYFIIFGTLIGPRIGEMAGFSYMEFVVPGLIMMSVITNSYSNVVSSFFSTKYQRSVEEMLVSPIPNYIILLGFCIGGVSRGLAVGLIVTLLSLFFTELQVKHLGVTVGMVLCTSIMFSLAGFINAVFARSFDDISIIPTFVLTPLTYLGGVFYSISLLPEFWQGVSMANPVLYMVNAFRYGLLGVSDIDVTWAFAMVIVFSLVLFVVALHQLEKGSRLRS is encoded by the coding sequence GTGACCACCACTGAAAAATGGATTGCGTTTCGTACCATTGTGGTGAAAGAGATTCGCCGCTTTACCCGTATCTGGATGCAGACCTTATTGCCCCCGGCGATTACCATATCCCTATACTTTATTATTTTCGGCACGTTGATTGGTCCACGTATTGGTGAAATGGCCGGATTCAGTTACATGGAATTTGTGGTGCCGGGGCTGATTATGATGTCGGTGATTACCAACTCCTATTCCAATGTGGTGTCGTCTTTTTTCAGCACCAAATACCAGCGCAGTGTGGAAGAAATGTTGGTCTCGCCAATTCCTAACTACATTATTCTGTTGGGGTTCTGTATTGGTGGCGTTTCCCGTGGTTTGGCGGTGGGGTTGATAGTGACGTTGTTGTCGCTGTTTTTTACTGAGCTACAGGTAAAACATTTGGGCGTCACTGTGGGCATGGTGCTGTGCACGTCTATTATGTTTTCGTTGGCGGGCTTTATTAATGCGGTGTTTGCTCGCAGCTTTGACGATATTTCCATTATTCCCACCTTTGTGCTGACTCCGCTTACCTATCTGGGTGGCGTGTTTTATTCCATCAGCTTGCTGCCGGAGTTTTGGCAAGGCGTGTCTATGGCCAACCCGGTGCTGTATATGGTCAATGCCTTTCGCTACGGATTGCTGGGCGTATCCGACATTGATGTGACCTGGGCGTTTGCCATGGTGATTGTATTTAGCCTGGTGCTGTTTGTGGTTGCTCTGCACCAGCTGGAAAAAGGTTCACGGTTGCGGAGTTAA
- a CDS encoding adenylate/guanylate cyclase domain-containing protein, which yields MTTTSDTKFSSGNHHQNIFRVLLGLSAVCHLLLLPKLFNGLAFSLVAIGVLLYILIAHFISGVVKEEKRNLCNHLLNYLDAILIGVFVSYSDFSLLPGGLFALLTLHNSAIVGGAVRMLESFISLLIGAALLLIVQPAGFSPEVDLGTAIASLVTLGAYLCIYGSYSHYESRHLKRHLKTTEQQLLQNKLRSYKLSKYLSPALRKEILSGKEVRLETQRKKLTVFFSDIRGFSELAEEMEPEALTGLLNNYLTEMSDIAIKFGGTIDKFMGDGMMVFFGDPSTRGAKDDCLACVSMAIAMKKHMRELQLRWANQGIQKPMEIRMGINTGFCTVGNFGTENRLDYTLLGTEVNLASRLESSAQPGEILVSHATYALVKDTVMCQDKGEITVKGYQQPVKVYSAIDTRKNLGKDQAYFEHATDGFSMYMDTDKINNYEKSRVLKSLKEAIDRLENEGL from the coding sequence ATGACAACAACCAGCGACACCAAATTTTCCAGCGGCAACCATCACCAGAATATATTTCGGGTGCTATTGGGGCTGTCCGCCGTGTGCCACCTGTTGCTCCTGCCCAAACTGTTCAACGGCCTCGCTTTTAGCCTGGTAGCTATCGGCGTATTGCTGTACATCCTGATAGCGCACTTTATCAGCGGTGTCGTTAAGGAAGAAAAACGCAACCTCTGCAACCACCTGCTCAACTACCTGGACGCCATACTCATTGGTGTGTTCGTTTCCTACAGCGACTTCTCCCTGTTACCCGGCGGACTGTTTGCACTGCTAACCCTGCACAACAGCGCCATTGTCGGGGGCGCTGTACGCATGCTGGAAAGCTTTATCTCACTATTGATCGGCGCAGCCTTATTGCTGATTGTGCAGCCCGCGGGTTTCTCGCCAGAAGTGGATTTGGGCACGGCCATTGCCAGTCTGGTGACGCTGGGGGCCTACTTGTGTATTTACGGCTCCTACAGCCACTATGAATCCCGACACCTCAAGCGCCACCTGAAAACCACCGAGCAGCAACTGCTGCAAAACAAGCTGCGCTCCTACAAATTGTCAAAATACCTCTCCCCTGCTCTGCGCAAAGAAATTTTGTCCGGCAAGGAAGTGCGCCTGGAAACCCAGCGCAAAAAACTGACCGTGTTCTTTTCCGACATCCGCGGCTTTAGTGAACTGGCGGAAGAGATGGAGCCGGAAGCCCTGACCGGCCTGCTGAATAACTACCTGACGGAGATGTCGGACATCGCCATCAAGTTCGGCGGCACCATCGACAAATTTATGGGTGATGGCATGATGGTGTTCTTCGGCGACCCAAGCACCCGGGGCGCCAAAGACGATTGTCTGGCCTGTGTGTCTATGGCCATTGCCATGAAAAAACACATGCGAGAATTGCAGTTGCGCTGGGCCAACCAGGGAATACAAAAACCCATGGAAATTCGCATGGGCATCAACACCGGCTTTTGCACCGTGGGCAACTTTGGCACCGAAAACCGCCTGGACTACACCCTGCTTGGTACGGAAGTGAACCTGGCCAGCCGCCTGGAATCCTCTGCCCAACCCGGCGAGATACTGGTTTCCCACGCTACTTACGCGTTGGTAAAAGATACAGTGATGTGTCAGGACAAAGGCGAGATTACCGTGAAAGGTTACCAGCAACCGGTAAAAGTGTACTCCGCCATCGATACCCGCAAAAACCTCGGCAAAGACCAGGCTTACTTTGAACACGCCACCGACGGCTTTTCCATGTATATGGATACCGACAAAATTAATAACTACGAAAAGAGTCGGGTTTTGAAATCGTTAAAAGAGGCGATTGATCGGTTGGAGAATGAAGGATTGTAA
- a CDS encoding 4-phosphoerythronate dehydrogenase — translation MKIIADENMPLVRELFSPYGEVITVPGRNLSAAQVRDADVLLVRSVTQVNRTLLANSGIRFVGSATIGVDHVDLDYLVEQGIEFSAAPGCNATAVVDYVCAALCTLNVDWQTLCAGQTSVGIVGCGNVGGRLYRRFRAMGVSVHCYDPFLDIEENPDLTDLETVLGCSVVCLHTPHTVDGPFPTHHMLSEAELEQFAPGTVLLNAGRGAAIDNSALLNRLNRGADLKVVLDVWEGEPDVSQPLLEAVILATPHIAGYSVQGKTNGTTMVRDAFLRWREEPANPVVEQDEPMVLSAKVLNEAVQGAYDIREDDRRMRAQLAMADSAHQFDRLRKEYPQRHEFHRYRVVGDKLSAFDRQVLTAFGFG, via the coding sequence ATGAAAATTATTGCCGACGAAAATATGCCTTTGGTGCGGGAGCTGTTTAGCCCCTATGGCGAAGTGATAACTGTGCCGGGACGCAACCTCAGCGCCGCTCAGGTACGCGACGCGGATGTGCTGCTGGTGCGCTCAGTCACTCAGGTGAACAGGACGCTGCTGGCGAACAGTGGTATTCGCTTTGTGGGCTCTGCCACCATTGGCGTTGACCATGTGGATCTGGATTACCTCGTCGAGCAAGGTATTGAGTTCAGTGCTGCCCCCGGTTGTAACGCAACGGCGGTGGTGGATTACGTCTGTGCGGCACTCTGTACTCTCAATGTGGACTGGCAGACATTGTGTGCCGGCCAGACTTCTGTAGGAATTGTTGGTTGTGGCAATGTCGGTGGGCGACTGTATCGTCGTTTTCGGGCAATGGGTGTGTCTGTGCACTGCTATGACCCGTTTCTGGATATTGAGGAAAATCCGGATTTGACCGATCTGGAAACCGTGCTGGGATGTTCTGTGGTGTGTTTGCATACCCCGCATACCGTTGATGGGCCGTTTCCCACCCACCATATGCTCAGCGAGGCGGAGCTGGAGCAATTTGCTCCAGGTACTGTGCTGTTGAACGCTGGTCGTGGGGCGGCTATTGATAACAGTGCACTGCTAAATCGGCTCAACCGGGGCGCGGATTTAAAGGTGGTGCTGGATGTGTGGGAAGGGGAGCCAGATGTTTCACAACCGCTGTTGGAGGCGGTGATTTTGGCTACGCCTCATATTGCGGGTTACAGCGTACAAGGCAAAACCAACGGCACGACCATGGTGCGGGATGCGTTTTTGCGTTGGCGGGAGGAGCCTGCCAACCCTGTTGTTGAGCAGGACGAGCCTATGGTTTTGTCAGCGAAGGTCTTGAATGAGGCTGTTCAGGGGGCTTACGACATTCGTGAAGATGACCGGCGTATGCGCGCTCAATTGGCCATGGCCGATAGCGCACATCAGTTTGACCGACTGCGTAAGGAATACCCCCAGCGCCACGAGTTTCATCGCTATCGGGTTGTCGGTGACAAGCTGAGTGCGTTTGATCGGCAGGTGCTGACGGCGTTTGGCTTTGGCTAG
- a CDS encoding ABC transporter ATP-binding protein produces MTAALKIQDLHKVYDNGLEALKGVSLDVQPGDFFALLGPNGAGKSTTIGIICSLIRKSAGNVEIFGCDIDSDFSTAKQYLGVVPQEFNFNQFEKVYDILITQAGYFGLHPKLAAERAEKYLRLLGLWDKRHSVSRMLSGGMKRRLMIARAMIHEPKLLILDEPTAGVDIELRRSMWDFLRKINGEGTTIILTTHYLEEAESLCRNIAIIDHGLIVQNTSIRQLLAQLNKEVFVLDINGKLDQCPQLPGFPSRLVAEEEGNCLEVEVVKGQSLNELFAALAEQGIQVQSMRNKANRLEEMFVSMTNSSPSQAQGETS; encoded by the coding sequence ATGACCGCTGCACTAAAAATACAGGACTTGCACAAAGTCTATGACAATGGCTTGGAGGCACTGAAGGGCGTTAGCCTGGATGTCCAACCAGGGGATTTTTTCGCTTTGCTTGGCCCCAACGGAGCTGGGAAATCCACCACCATCGGCATTATTTGTTCCCTGATACGTAAAAGCGCTGGCAACGTGGAGATATTTGGCTGCGATATCGACAGTGATTTTTCCACGGCCAAGCAGTACCTCGGGGTGGTGCCGCAGGAGTTCAATTTCAACCAGTTTGAAAAGGTCTACGATATCCTGATTACCCAGGCGGGTTATTTTGGACTGCACCCAAAACTGGCGGCAGAGCGTGCCGAAAAGTACCTCAGGCTACTGGGGTTGTGGGATAAACGGCACAGCGTTTCCCGCATGTTGTCCGGCGGTATGAAGCGACGCCTGATGATTGCCCGGGCAATGATTCACGAACCCAAATTGTTGATTCTGGACGAACCCACTGCCGGTGTGGATATAGAACTGCGTCGATCCATGTGGGACTTTTTGCGGAAAATTAATGGGGAAGGCACCACGATTATCCTCACCACCCACTATCTGGAAGAAGCGGAAAGCCTGTGCCGCAATATCGCCATTATTGATCACGGCCTGATCGTACAGAACACCAGCATTCGCCAGCTACTGGCGCAACTGAACAAAGAAGTGTTTGTGTTGGATATAAACGGCAAGTTGGATCAGTGCCCGCAACTGCCCGGATTTCCCTCACGCCTGGTGGCCGAAGAGGAGGGCAACTGCCTGGAGGTGGAAGTGGTGAAGGGGCAGTCGCTCAATGAACTGTTTGCCGCGTTGGCAGAGCAAGGTATTCAAGTGCAAAGCATGCGTAACAAGGCCAACCGCCTGGAAGAAATGTTTGTCTCCATGACCAATAGCAGCCCTAGCCAGGCGCAGGGAGAGACGTCGTGA
- a CDS encoding bifunctional (p)ppGpp synthetase/guanosine-3',5'-bis(diphosphate) 3'-pyrophosphohydrolase, whose product MLDKARAYAIKNHGDQQYGDKPYIYHLESVVSILQPYGERAQVIGYLHDVVEDTPATFEEIARAFDADIAKAVAILTDQVGANRKERKRKTYQIMSRVTGDLEIALLVKTADRLANIQAAVDGGRKDKFAMYAKEHDQFREAVYRPGLCDDLWLKISGLMPS is encoded by the coding sequence ATGCTAGATAAAGCAAGAGCGTACGCCATAAAAAATCACGGCGACCAGCAGTATGGTGACAAACCGTACATTTATCATCTGGAGTCTGTGGTTTCTATTTTACAGCCCTATGGTGAAAGGGCTCAGGTGATCGGTTATTTACACGATGTGGTGGAAGACACTCCGGCAACGTTTGAAGAGATTGCTCGGGCATTCGATGCGGACATTGCTAAAGCGGTAGCTATTTTGACGGACCAGGTGGGTGCCAACAGAAAAGAACGCAAACGCAAAACTTACCAAATAATGTCCAGAGTTACAGGGGACCTTGAAATCGCTCTGTTGGTAAAAACCGCGGACCGTTTGGCGAATATACAGGCTGCAGTTGATGGTGGGCGCAAGGATAAATTCGCAATGTATGCGAAAGAGCATGACCAATTCAGAGAAGCAGTTTATCGGCCAGGTTTGTGTGATGATTTGTGGCTGAAAATAAGCGGCTTAATGCCCTCATAA
- a CDS encoding antibiotic biosynthesis monooxygenase, translating to MISVLIQRVIAPGMEPSYDQIINSAMQSALSVPGFISGESMHNLEYPNVRYVMVKMRSELDWYAWHASPERNQALEQVTPLLLEPEKITLLSH from the coding sequence ATGATTAGTGTTTTAATTCAACGGGTTATCGCTCCGGGTATGGAACCCAGTTACGACCAAATCATCAACTCCGCCATGCAATCTGCTCTTAGTGTGCCCGGTTTTATCTCCGGCGAGTCCATGCACAACCTGGAGTACCCCAATGTTCGCTATGTCATGGTGAAGATGCGTTCTGAACTGGACTGGTACGCTTGGCACGCGTCACCAGAGCGCAATCAGGCGCTGGAGCAAGTCACGCCTCTATTGCTGGAACCGGAAAAAATCACTCTGCTCAGTCACTGA
- the tusA gene encoding sulfurtransferase TusA, producing the protein MDIETNQTLDASGLLCPEPVMLLHNTVRDMAAGDTVKVLATDPSTTRDIPKFCNFLGHELVATGEEGKTYLFVIRKG; encoded by the coding sequence ATGGATATAGAGACCAATCAAACCCTCGACGCCTCAGGCCTGCTGTGCCCAGAACCGGTGATGCTGCTGCACAACACGGTGCGGGATATGGCCGCTGGCGATACGGTGAAAGTGCTGGCCACCGACCCTTCCACCACACGGGATATTCCCAAGTTTTGCAACTTTCTCGGTCACGAGCTGGTGGCAACGGGGGAAGAGGGGAAAACTTATCTGTTTGTGATTCGTAAGGGATGA
- a CDS encoding methyltransferase domain-containing protein, with product MPKNDRNFDNIADHFARKIYGGLKGEIRLGVLWRDLNEQVLRNIPKGASVLDAGTGLGQIASGLANQSYEVTASDISAEMLALAKQRAEGEGSVGKIRWLQTALQLLHQELSGQTFDLVMCHAVLEWLAEPQQGIAALAPLLSSTGYLSLTFYNRDALVYRNLIRGNFNKATSNDFAGDPNSLTPPNPLTLNDVESQLAQHGLKVIYKSGIRVFHDYVRQPSGGNQLPDAIKDMELLHSSKESFIGLGRYIHLLCRPC from the coding sequence ATGCCCAAAAACGACCGCAACTTCGACAATATTGCCGATCACTTTGCCCGCAAAATCTACGGTGGCCTAAAAGGTGAGATTCGCCTGGGGGTACTGTGGCGTGACCTCAATGAGCAAGTGTTGAGGAATATCCCCAAAGGGGCCAGCGTACTCGATGCCGGCACGGGTTTGGGTCAGATCGCCTCCGGGCTTGCCAATCAAAGCTACGAGGTAACCGCCAGTGATATTTCTGCGGAAATGTTGGCGTTGGCAAAGCAGCGGGCAGAGGGCGAAGGAAGTGTCGGAAAAATCCGCTGGCTGCAAACAGCGCTGCAATTGCTTCACCAAGAACTATCCGGGCAAACATTTGACCTGGTGATGTGCCATGCAGTGCTGGAGTGGCTGGCAGAGCCGCAGCAAGGCATTGCCGCATTGGCACCCCTGCTATCAAGCACCGGCTACCTTTCACTCACCTTCTACAACCGCGACGCCCTGGTGTATCGAAATCTGATTCGAGGCAACTTCAACAAAGCCACCAGCAACGACTTTGCCGGCGACCCCAACAGCTTGACGCCACCCAATCCTCTGACGTTGAATGACGTTGAAAGCCAGCTGGCACAGCACGGCCTCAAAGTCATTTATAAAAGCGGTATACGCGTGTTTCACGATTATGTGCGCCAACCCAGTGGTGGCAACCAGTTGCCTGATGCCATTAAAGACATGGAGTTACTGCACTCCAGCAAAGAATCATTTATCGGTCTTGGGCGCTATATTCACCTGCTGTGCAGGCCCTGCTAG
- a CDS encoding DUF1499 domain-containing protein — MRTLLTALLIGGTILTIGGILCSRYGLTSMFTGLVATGSGLLFITLVAVLSIITMLMLFKIQGGLLVFLLLGCSPLIVGFVVMGPGSFKLPLIHDITTDTAEPPEFEFARIGRQRQDNSLNYPGKEVAAQQLNAYPDIVPHVVDTAPLQLLPAVEGVAESLGWKLLGSDELMLRVEAQDRSTLFGFIDDVVVRLSPLSTGSRVDVRSVSRLGRGDFGANAARIRDFYRALCNTPGISCKALQDIENPDGKGGSLSQKSVDSISSDS, encoded by the coding sequence ATGAGAACCTTGCTAACGGCGCTGTTGATTGGCGGCACCATTTTGACCATTGGCGGTATCTTGTGCAGCCGTTACGGCCTGACATCCATGTTTACCGGGCTGGTGGCCACTGGCAGCGGCTTGCTCTTTATTACTCTGGTTGCCGTGCTGTCGATCATTACCATGTTGATGCTGTTCAAGATTCAAGGTGGTTTGTTGGTGTTCTTGCTGCTGGGGTGCTCGCCACTGATTGTTGGCTTTGTTGTGATGGGGCCGGGGAGCTTTAAGCTGCCACTGATCCACGACATTACTACGGATACGGCGGAGCCGCCGGAATTTGAGTTTGCCCGTATTGGCCGCCAGCGCCAGGACAACAGCCTGAATTACCCCGGCAAAGAAGTGGCTGCTCAGCAGCTCAACGCTTACCCGGATATTGTGCCTCATGTGGTGGATACAGCACCTCTGCAATTGTTGCCGGCCGTGGAAGGGGTGGCCGAGTCTTTGGGGTGGAAGCTGTTGGGCTCCGATGAGTTGATGTTGCGTGTAGAAGCCCAAGACCGCTCAACCCTGTTTGGTTTTATTGATGATGTGGTGGTTCGTCTTTCGCCATTGTCTACTGGGAGCCGCGTGGATGTACGCTCGGTATCCCGTTTGGGGCGCGGTGATTTCGGCGCCAATGCCGCCCGTATTCGAGATTTTTATCGGGCTCTTTGCAACACCCCTGGTATTTCCTGCAAAGCGTTGCAAGATATTGAAAACCCTGATGGAAAAGGGGGCTCTCTGAGCCAGAAAAGTGTTGACAGCATTTCATCGGATTCATAG
- a CDS encoding elongation factor P hydroxylase, translating to MGSYVIHNPTISCQQLEQLFNQLFLEGFNTRLIGGANEPLYLPADDTCHYHRLYYREDYLSSAFHEIAHWCIAGEQRRQQVDFGYWYNPDGRTAGQQRQFESVEVKPQAVEWHLSLAAGHRFHLSADNLDGDVGTSEAFAEAVCQQAQVYCQQGLPARGAQLAAHLRQQLGTAPVGPELFQQGCL from the coding sequence ATGGGCAGCTATGTAATTCACAATCCGACCATCAGCTGCCAGCAGTTGGAGCAGCTGTTCAACCAGTTATTTCTGGAGGGGTTTAACACCCGCTTGATCGGCGGAGCCAACGAGCCCCTTTATCTGCCGGCCGATGACACCTGTCACTACCATCGCTTGTATTATCGAGAGGATTACCTTTCCAGTGCCTTTCACGAAATTGCCCACTGGTGCATCGCCGGTGAGCAACGTCGCCAGCAAGTAGATTTTGGTTACTGGTACAACCCGGATGGCCGTACCGCTGGGCAACAGCGTCAATTTGAGTCGGTGGAGGTTAAGCCCCAAGCGGTAGAGTGGCATTTGTCGTTGGCCGCTGGGCACCGCTTTCATCTCAGTGCCGATAATCTAGATGGTGATGTCGGCACCAGCGAGGCATTTGCGGAAGCGGTATGCCAGCAGGCGCAGGTCTACTGTCAACAAGGTTTGCCCGCACGAGGGGCACAGTTAGCGGCTCACTTGCGCCAGCAACTTGGTACGGCTCCTGTTGGCCCTGAGTTGTTTCAACAGGGGTGTTTGTGA
- a CDS encoding pyridoxal phosphate-dependent aminotransferase produces the protein MKPIIKSNKLDNVCYDIRGSILDHANRLEEDGHRILKLNIGNPAAFGLLAPEEIIQDVIHNLPAAQGYGHAKGLYSARKAIMQRCQVTGIPDVTVDDIIIGNGVSEMIVMAMQGLLNNGDEILVPAPDYPLWTAAVTLAGGKAVHYLCDEANGWQPDLDDIRSKVSENTKGIVVINPNNPTGAVYSESVLRELVAIARQQELILFADEIYDQIIYDDAVHIPLGSLVTDIPCITFNGLSKTHRMAGFRAGWMILSGAKHLAKDYFEGLEMLASMRLCANVPSMHGIQTALGGYQSIDDLIKPGGRLYEQMQLAWRKLNDIPGISCVKPKGAMYLFPKIDPEVYHIPDDEQFVLNLLVQEHILLVQGTAFNWPQPDHFRIVFLPDVKDLDIAIDKLALHLRQYRLQK, from the coding sequence ATGAAACCAATTATCAAGTCCAACAAGCTGGACAATGTCTGCTACGACATTCGCGGCTCTATTCTCGACCACGCCAACCGCCTGGAAGAAGATGGTCATCGCATCCTCAAACTGAACATTGGCAACCCCGCCGCATTCGGCCTGCTTGCCCCGGAAGAAATCATTCAGGATGTGATTCACAACCTCCCCGCTGCCCAGGGCTACGGCCACGCCAAGGGGCTATACAGTGCTCGCAAAGCGATTATGCAGCGCTGCCAGGTCACTGGCATACCGGATGTCACCGTAGACGACATCATTATTGGCAATGGCGTCAGCGAAATGATCGTGATGGCCATGCAGGGTTTGCTCAATAACGGTGACGAAATCCTGGTGCCCGCACCGGATTACCCTTTGTGGACTGCAGCGGTGACCCTGGCGGGGGGCAAAGCGGTGCACTACCTGTGCGATGAAGCCAACGGCTGGCAACCGGATCTGGATGACATTCGCAGCAAGGTGTCAGAAAACACCAAAGGCATTGTGGTCATCAACCCCAATAACCCCACTGGCGCTGTGTACTCGGAAAGCGTTTTGCGGGAACTGGTGGCCATTGCCAGGCAGCAGGAACTGATTCTGTTTGCCGACGAGATATACGACCAGATTATCTACGATGACGCCGTACACATACCCCTGGGCTCACTGGTCACGGACATTCCCTGTATTACCTTTAACGGCCTCTCCAAAACCCACCGTATGGCGGGGTTTCGCGCTGGCTGGATGATCCTCAGCGGTGCCAAGCACCTGGCCAAAGATTACTTTGAAGGCCTGGAAATGTTGGCGTCCATGCGCTTGTGCGCCAATGTGCCCTCCATGCATGGCATTCAAACCGCTCTCGGCGGCTACCAGAGCATCGACGACCTGATTAAGCCCGGCGGGCGCCTGTACGAGCAGATGCAACTGGCCTGGCGTAAACTCAATGACATTCCCGGCATCAGCTGTGTCAAACCCAAGGGGGCCATGTACCTGTTCCCCAAAATTGACCCCGAGGTATACCACATCCCTGACGATGAGCAGTTTGTACTCAACCTGCTGGTTCAAGAGCACATACTGCTGGTACAAGGCACCGCCTTTAACTGGCCACAGCCAGACCACTTCCGCATCGTTTTTTTGCCGGACGTCAAAGATCTGGATATTGCCATTGACAAACTGGCCCTGCACCTGCGTCAATACCGCCTTCAAAAATAA
- a CDS encoding flap endonuclease, producing MTVAKAYLIDASIYFFRHYFALPDNWHSTEGYATNGVQGYTNWLLTLLQKQQPRYVATAHDESLGTGFRHQLFPAYKANRALPDEALEFQLRASREVAEILGVAHFASHSHEADDIIGTLANLARSNRCEPVIISRDKDLTQLLQPGECMWDFGSSEANDRAHYEAKLGIGLPQMADYLALVGDPTDNIPGVPGIGPKTAVALLNHFADIDTLLANLDQLLNLPIRGASGIAQKLAPLEKQLQLTRQLTAIHCDAPLGVEESQFDRALQWQGVDHKRFEDFCHRMGLGRQLLMRAGRLNGT from the coding sequence GTGACGGTGGCAAAGGCGTATTTGATTGATGCGTCTATTTACTTTTTCCGCCACTACTTTGCCTTGCCAGACAATTGGCACAGCACAGAGGGCTATGCCACCAATGGTGTGCAGGGTTACACCAACTGGCTGCTAACCTTGCTGCAAAAACAACAGCCCCGGTATGTGGCTACTGCTCACGATGAAAGTTTGGGAACTGGTTTCAGGCACCAGTTGTTCCCCGCCTATAAGGCCAACCGGGCACTGCCGGATGAGGCGCTTGAGTTTCAGTTGCGCGCCAGCCGTGAGGTGGCTGAAATTCTAGGGGTGGCTCACTTTGCCAGCCACAGCCACGAAGCGGACGATATTATCGGTACGCTCGCGAATCTGGCCCGCAGTAATCGCTGTGAACCGGTGATCATCAGTCGTGACAAAGATCTGACTCAATTGCTGCAACCCGGTGAATGCATGTGGGATTTTGGCTCCAGTGAAGCAAACGACCGAGCTCATTACGAAGCCAAGCTGGGTATTGGCCTACCCCAAATGGCGGATTATCTGGCTTTGGTGGGTGACCCTACCGACAATATACCCGGTGTGCCGGGCATCGGGCCGAAAACTGCAGTGGCCTTGCTAAACCACTTTGCCGATATCGATACTCTGTTAGCCAATTTAGATCAGTTGCTGAATTTGCCAATCCGGGGTGCATCAGGGATTGCGCAAAAGCTTGCGCCGCTTGAAAAGCAGCTTCAACTAACCCGGCAGCTAACCGCCATTCATTGCGATGCTCCTCTGGGAGTTGAAGAAAGCCAATTTGACAGGGCCCTGCAATGGCAGGGTGTTGACCATAAACGCTTCGAGGACTTTTGCCATCGTATGGGCTTGGGGCGGCAGCTGTTGATGCGTGCTGGCCGATTAAATGGCACTTAG
- the queF gene encoding NADPH-dependent 7-cyano-7-deazaguanine reductase QueF (Catalyzes the NADPH-dependent reduction of 7-cyano-7-deazaguanine (preQ0) to 7-aminomethyl-7-deazaguanine (preQ1) in queuosine biosynthesis), whose protein sequence is MADLHLGKHTQYPSEYDASLLTPIPRSEGRKQLEFAEVPFVGADLWTGYELSWLDDSGKPQVAVAEFTVPANSAALIESKSFKLYLNSFNQTRFTRWGEVSQRLEVDLSQCAGGPVLVQLFTLANYQKLGVADLPGTCIDNLDVAIDCYHPDPSLLDVTDVGEVQETLHSHLLKTNCPVTDQPDWASVMVRYRGRQISREGLLKYLISFRQHQDFHEQCVERIFMDILSRCGPDELDVYARYTRRGGLDINPWRSTSNATPTSFRLVRQ, encoded by the coding sequence ATGGCTGACCTGCATTTGGGAAAGCACACCCAATACCCATCGGAGTACGACGCGTCATTACTCACGCCGATTCCTCGCAGTGAAGGGCGCAAGCAGCTGGAGTTTGCTGAAGTGCCTTTTGTGGGCGCAGACTTATGGACTGGCTATGAACTTTCCTGGCTCGATGACAGTGGAAAACCGCAAGTGGCGGTGGCGGAGTTTACCGTACCGGCGAACAGCGCAGCACTGATTGAATCCAAATCCTTCAAGCTGTACTTGAACTCGTTTAACCAAACCCGCTTTACCCGTTGGGGCGAAGTCAGTCAGCGATTGGAAGTGGATTTAAGCCAGTGCGCCGGTGGGCCAGTATTGGTGCAATTGTTTACTTTGGCGAACTACCAGAAATTAGGCGTTGCCGATTTGCCAGGCACCTGTATTGATAATCTGGATGTGGCGATTGACTGCTATCACCCAGATCCATCCCTATTGGATGTAACCGATGTCGGTGAGGTGCAGGAAACCTTGCACAGTCACCTGCTTAAAACCAACTGCCCAGTGACCGATCAGCCAGACTGGGCCAGTGTGATGGTGCGCTACCGGGGGCGACAAATCTCCCGTGAGGGATTACTGAAATACCTGATTTCTTTTCGTCAACACCAGGATTTTCACGAACAATGTGTGGAGCGCATTTTTATGGATATCTTGTCTCGCTGTGGGCCTGATGAGTTGGATGTTTATGCGCGCTATACGCGGCGGGGTGGGCTGGATATTAACCCCTGGCGGAGTACGTCAAATGCCACACCCACGAGTTTTCGGTTGGTGCGGCAGTAA